Proteins encoded in a region of the Pirellulales bacterium genome:
- a CDS encoding histidine phosphatase family protein, with protein MVQLILIRPGCTEYDQQARIQGRLDIPLSEAGRKEAWAASESLRAYLPKALYFASCRNAEETAEVVGEALKLKPRAIEELQNLDQGLWQGMLIDEIRHKQPKVFKQWQEHPETVCPPQGESLADATERVEYALEKLARRHRHGAIVLVAPEPLASVILHRLTGEEIGDLWHAENGCGRIEVLHLDRNLAAVGAAGLTDGHPNGHSNDFGAHVNGSTAISRN; from the coding sequence ATGGTCCAATTGATTTTGATTCGCCCGGGATGCACGGAATACGACCAGCAGGCACGCATCCAGGGTCGGCTCGATATCCCTCTTTCCGAAGCCGGCCGTAAGGAAGCATGGGCCGCGTCCGAAAGTCTACGAGCTTATCTGCCCAAAGCCCTCTACTTCGCATCTTGCCGCAATGCCGAGGAAACCGCCGAAGTTGTCGGCGAAGCGCTGAAGCTGAAACCGAGGGCAATCGAAGAGTTGCAGAATCTCGACCAAGGCCTTTGGCAGGGAATGCTGATCGATGAAATCCGCCACAAGCAGCCCAAAGTGTTCAAACAGTGGCAGGAACATCCTGAGACAGTTTGCCCGCCGCAAGGAGAAAGCCTTGCCGATGCCACCGAGCGGGTCGAATACGCGCTGGAAAAATTGGCCCGTCGCCATCGTCATGGGGCCATTGTGCTGGTCGCACCCGAGCCCTTGGCGAGCGTCATCCTCCATCGGCTGACGGGTGAAGAAATCGGCGATTTGTGGCATGCGGAAAATGGCTGCGGCAGAATCGAAGTGTTGCATTTGGATCGAAATTTGGCGGCTGTTGGCGCGGCCGGCTTGACGGACGGCCATCCAAATGGCCATTCCAACGATTTTGGCGCTCACGTCAACGGATCTACCGCGATCAGTCGAAATTGA
- a CDS encoding formylmethanofuran dehydrogenase subunit A, protein MISTDLTCIAGGTIYDPVHNMDGEVRDIWISGGKIVAAPTDPSIRPAREIDARGLVVMPGGIDMHCHIAGPKVNVARKMRPEEKRRSAVVPRTAKTRSGGLGSVPSTFVTGYKYAGLGYTTAFDAAIPPLGARHAHEEFDDTPCIDKGFYVLMGNNHYVMQSIQRNEPQKLKAFVGWLLNATKGFAPKLVNPGGVEVWKSRQGGNVHGLDEPVGHFNITPRQIVGGVTKAAAELQLPHPVHIHCNNLGMPGNWNTTLETMRALDGHRGHITHIQFHSYGGGEADENTFNSKVVPLADYVNSHKHVTVDVGQVLFGETTSMTGDGPLGYFLSKVYGGKWFSCDTEMESGCGITPIQYRNRSLVHSLQWAIGLEWYLLVEDPWRVVMSTDHPNGGSFLAYPQIIRLLMDRTYRQDMLKTCPPTIRERSTLADLNREYTLYEIAIITRAGPARILGLKNKGHLGVGADADITIYTPNDNQAAMFELPRMVIKAGRVIVEQGEIREPLFGKTLHVEPDFDHEVVSDIQQWFENHYSIRWRNYPVDSSYLHESAVVPTK, encoded by the coding sequence ATGATTTCGACCGATCTAACTTGTATTGCCGGTGGCACGATCTACGATCCCGTCCATAACATGGATGGCGAAGTTCGTGACATCTGGATTTCTGGCGGCAAAATCGTTGCTGCGCCGACCGATCCCAGCATTCGACCAGCGCGCGAAATCGACGCACGCGGACTGGTTGTCATGCCTGGCGGGATCGACATGCACTGTCATATTGCCGGGCCGAAGGTGAATGTCGCCCGCAAGATGCGGCCGGAGGAAAAGCGGCGCTCGGCGGTGGTTCCGCGCACCGCCAAGACACGCAGCGGCGGACTCGGCAGCGTTCCGAGCACGTTTGTCACCGGCTACAAGTATGCGGGCCTCGGCTATACCACGGCGTTCGACGCCGCCATTCCGCCACTGGGCGCTCGGCACGCGCACGAAGAGTTTGACGATACGCCATGCATCGACAAAGGGTTTTATGTCTTGATGGGCAACAATCATTATGTCATGCAATCGATTCAGCGCAATGAACCGCAGAAGTTGAAGGCGTTCGTCGGTTGGCTGCTCAACGCCACGAAAGGATTCGCCCCCAAGCTCGTCAATCCTGGCGGCGTGGAAGTCTGGAAAAGCCGCCAGGGAGGAAATGTCCACGGGCTGGACGAGCCAGTCGGCCATTTCAATATTACGCCGCGACAGATCGTTGGCGGCGTGACGAAAGCGGCGGCCGAGTTGCAATTGCCGCATCCCGTGCATATTCATTGCAACAACCTGGGAATGCCAGGCAACTGGAATACGACGCTGGAAACGATGCGTGCGCTCGATGGGCATCGTGGCCATATCACGCACATCCAGTTTCATAGCTACGGTGGCGGCGAGGCCGATGAAAACACTTTCAACAGCAAGGTCGTTCCGCTGGCCGATTATGTCAACTCCCACAAACACGTCACCGTCGACGTCGGCCAAGTCTTGTTCGGCGAAACCACCAGCATGACAGGCGATGGACCGCTGGGATACTTCCTCTCCAAGGTCTACGGCGGCAAATGGTTTAGCTGCGATACCGAAATGGAATCGGGCTGCGGCATCACCCCGATCCAATACAGAAATCGATCGCTCGTCCATTCGCTGCAATGGGCGATCGGCTTGGAGTGGTATTTGCTCGTCGAAGATCCGTGGCGGGTGGTGATGAGCACCGACCATCCCAACGGAGGGTCGTTTTTAGCGTATCCGCAGATCATTCGTTTGCTGATGGACCGCACCTATCGGCAGGACATGTTGAAAACCTGTCCTCCGACAATTCGTGAACGTTCGACGCTGGCGGATTTGAACCGCGAGTATACACTCTATGAAATTGCCATCATCACCCGTGCCGGTCCCGCACGAATTTTAGGCCTGAAGAACAAAGGACATCTCGGCGTCGGCGCGGACGCCGACATCACGATCTATACGCCAAACGACAATCAAGCGGCGATGTTCGAGTTACCGCGAATGGTAATCAAGGCGGGTCGCGTGATCGTCGAACAAGGCGAAATCCGCGAACCACTGTTTGGCAAGACGCTGCACGTCGAGCCTGACTTCGACCACGAGGTGGTAAGCGACATTCAGCAGTGGTTTGAAAACCACTACTCCATCCGCTGGCGGAATTATCCGGTGGATAGCAGCTATTTGCACGAGTCGGCCGTGGTGCCGACCAAGTAG
- the rplM gene encoding 50S ribosomal protein L13, translating to MAKPGELDAQWWLVDATDKVVGRLASDIAMVLMGKHRPTYTPHVDTGDFVVVVNAEKVAFTGTKWQNKEYRWYTGYHGLQIESPEKRRERRPELIISEAVRRMLPKSKLGVKMLGKLKVYAGGQHPHQAQNPQPKEMGAK from the coding sequence ATGGCCAAGCCGGGCGAGCTGGATGCCCAGTGGTGGCTGGTGGATGCCACCGATAAAGTGGTCGGCCGACTGGCCAGCGACATTGCGATGGTGCTGATGGGCAAGCATCGACCGACTTATACGCCGCATGTCGATACGGGCGATTTTGTCGTGGTCGTCAATGCCGAAAAGGTCGCCTTCACGGGCACAAAGTGGCAGAATAAGGAATATCGCTGGTACACTGGCTATCACGGTTTGCAAATCGAAAGCCCCGAAAAGCGACGAGAGCGCCGCCCGGAGTTGATCATTTCCGAAGCCGTCCGCCGCATGTTGCCCAAGTCGAAGCTTGGCGTGAAGATGCTGGGCAAATTGAAAGTGTACGCCGGCGGCCAACATCCGCATCAAGCGCAAAACCCTCAACCGAAAGAAATGGGCGCAAAGTAA
- the rpsI gene encoding 30S ribosomal protein S9, which produces MSTAASPKTAGYSLGTGRRKTSVARVRVKDGAGSITINGRAVDDYFPAVKDRFQVLDALNQTGKLNTVDIAISVHGGGPTGQAGACKLGIARALRIHDSSLDEVLRHSGLLTRDGRMKERKKYGLRGARRGTQFSKR; this is translated from the coding sequence ATGTCCACTGCTGCATCGCCGAAAACCGCCGGTTACTCGCTCGGCACTGGCCGCCGCAAAACGTCCGTCGCCCGCGTCCGCGTTAAAGATGGCGCTGGATCGATTACGATCAACGGCCGCGCGGTCGACGATTACTTCCCCGCGGTGAAGGACCGATTTCAAGTGCTCGATGCACTGAATCAAACCGGCAAGTTGAATACAGTGGATATCGCGATCTCCGTTCACGGCGGCGGCCCCACTGGCCAAGCGGGCGCTTGCAAGCTGGGAATTGCCCGAGCGCTGCGAATCCACGATTCGTCACTCGACGAGGTGCTGCGCCATTCCGGTCTGCTCACGCGCGACGGCCGCATGAAGGAACGCAAGAAGTACGGTCTCCGCGGCGCGCGGCGCGGCACACAGTTTTCAAAGCGGTAG